The following are encoded in a window of Mustela nigripes isolate SB6536 chromosome 1, MUSNIG.SB6536, whole genome shotgun sequence genomic DNA:
- the LOC132012031 gene encoding LOW QUALITY PROTEIN: heterogeneous nuclear ribonucleoprotein D-like (The sequence of the model RefSeq protein was modified relative to this genomic sequence to represent the inferred CDS: substituted 1 base at 1 genomic stop codon) yields MNEFSNIEEFAEGSKINASKNQQDDGKMFIGGLSWDTSKKDVTQYLSRFGEVVDCTIKTDPVTGRSRGFGFVLFKDTASVDKVLELKEHKLDGKLIDPKRAKALKGKEPPKKVFVGGLSPDTSEEQIKEYFGAFGEIENIELPMDTKTNERRGFCFITYTDEEPVKKLLESRYHQIGSGKCEIKVAQPKEVYRQQQQQQKGGRGAAAGGRGGTRGRGXGQGQNWNQGFNNYYDQGYGNYNSAYGGDQNYSGYGGYDYTGYNYGNYGYGQGYADYSGQQSTYGKASRGGGNHQNNYQPY; encoded by the coding sequence ATGAACGAGTTCAGCAACATAGAGGAGTTCGCAGAGGGATCCAAGATCAACGCGAGCAAGAACCAGCAGGATGACGGTAAAATGTTTATTGGAGGCTTAAGCTGGGATACGAGCAAGAAAGATGTGACCCAGTATCTGTCCCGGTTTGGGGAAGTGGTGGACTGCACGATTAAGACGGACCCGGTGACCGGAAGATCGAGAGGATTCGGATTCGTGCTTTTCAAAGACACGGCTAGTGTCGACAAGGTGTTGGAACTGAAGGAACACAAACTGGATGGCAAATTGATAGACCCCAAAAGGGCCAAAGCTTTAAAAGGGAAAGAACCGCCCAAAAAGGTGTTTGTGGGTGGATTGAGCCCAGATACTTCGGAAGaacaaattaaagaatattttggagCCTTTGGAGAGATTGAAAATATTGAACTTCCcatggatacaaaaacaaatgaaagaagaggattTTGTTTTATCACATATACAGATGAAGAGCCAGTAAAGAAATTATTAGAAAGCAGATATCATCAAATCGGTTCTGGGAAGTGTGAAATCAAAGTTGCACAACCCAAAGAGGTATACaggcagcaacagcagcaacaaaaaggaggaagaggtgcTGCAGCTGGTGGACGAGGTGGCACTAGGGGTCGTGGATGAGGTCAGGGCCAAAACTGGAACCAAGGATTTAATAACTATTATGATCAAGGATATGGAAATTACAATAGTGCCTATGGTGGTGATCAAAACTATAGTGGCTATGGCGGCTATGATTATACTGGGTATAACTATGGGAACTATGGATATGGACAGGGATATGCAGACTACAGTGGCCAACAGAGCACTTACGGCAAGGCATCTCGAGGGGGTGGCAATCACCAAAACAATTACCAGCCATACTAA